In Streptococcus parauberis NCFD 2020, the sequence TCCTGGAACAACACCAGGTACAGATACTAATACTCCAAATCCTGGAACAACACCAGGTGCAAGTTCTAATACACCAACTTCACCAATTATGACCCCTACACCTGAGGCACCTGTAGATCTTGGGAATAATAAAGTTATTACAGGTATTACAAATGGTGTTGCAACGTTATCAGACGGTTCTAGTAAGACTTTAACTGAATTAGGAGCTAAAGAAAACAGTGATAATACTTATACAGTTAAGACAAAAGACAACAAATTAGTAACTTTACCTCATACTGGTGATAGTAAAAATACTATCTTTAAAATTCTTGGTTTACTGTCAGCTTTTGCAAGTATGGTTCTTGCGTTTAAAAGTAAAAAAGAACTAAAATAAAAATATTAATAGTAATAAGGCCACAAACTGTGGTCTTTTATTTTTATTTAAATCAATTTCGAGGAGAACATATGGATCAAGAACGTATTGGTATTAAAATTGCGGATGTTTATAAATTGACTGGTGAACTTGTTCTAAAGTCAATGTATTATGCAATGGAACACTCGGCTTCACAGTTAAAAAATTTTCGTGAGAGTAAAACTTATAGTGGAGAAGTCAACTGGAATAAGTTTCTTGAAACGAGAGAAACAAAACATTTTGAAACATTTATGACAAGTGAAGTCAATAGTGAAAGACTCACTGAGTATTTGAAGGGGTACGATATAGGATTTTCAATAAAAGATAATGGAGATGGTACAAGTATTATCGCCATTGATGCTAAAAACATTAAAGCTCTAGAAGCTAGTTTCAAAGGTGTAATCAATGATTTAACGGACTCCCAAAAATCCCAAAAGCTTCAAGAACGTTTAGTTAAAACTCCCAAAAATATGTCTGTCAAAGAGAAACTTACATACTATAAAAAGCAAGTAAAATCTGAAATCGCAAAGAAATCAAAAGTTAAAGAAAAAGGAACAAAAATCAAGGCGAAAGGAGAGAAAGAATTATAGATGGTTACTGAACAAAAGAAAAGAAAATTTTTACCATATTTATTATTTGGATTGATAGCCTTCTATGTTACTCATTGGTTGTTTAAACTTTATTCTATTGCACCAAAAAGTATTGAAGTTACAATGTTTGATAGTCAATCTTTTAATTGGATGTACGATCATTGGTCAAGTAAAGCATTAGTTGACTTGCAATTTACGACAGCTAGTTTATATGGAGGTGCTGTTGCATTTCTAATTATTATGTTGTTTTATCTTCGTGTTCATGATAAAGGAAAATATCGTTATGGTGAAGAATATGGTTCTGCTAGGTATGCAACTGTAAAGGAGTTAGCAACATTTAGAGATAAAGAACCTGAAAATGATATGATTTTTAGTCAAAATGCAAGAATGGGGCTATTCAATAAACGGTTACCCTTTAATAAACAACTGAATAAGAATACCCTAACAGTCGGTCTTCCTGGTGACGGTAAAACATTTACCTTTGTAAAACCTAATTTAATGCAAATGAATAGCTCGTTTGTTATCACAGATCCTAAAGGGTTACTAGTTCGTGAAACTGGTAAGATGCTTGAAGATAATGGCTATAAAATAAAAGTATTCGACCTGGTAAATCTTTCTAATTCAAATCAATTTAATGTTTTTCATTATATGCACAGTGAATTGGATATTGATAGAGTTGCTGAAGCAATCATAGCTGGTACTAAGCGCTCAGATAATAGTGGTGAGGATTTTTGGAATCAAGCAGAGATGCTACTAATGAGATCTTTAATTGGCTATCTTTATTTTGATGGGAAGGTACTTGGCAAATATGAACCAAATATAGCTCAAGTTGCTGATTTATTACGTAATATTAAGCGTGAAGATGAAGATACTCCTAGCCCTGTTGAAATCATGTTTTCTGAACTTGAAGAAGAACTTGAAGGAAACTATGCTTGTAGACAATGGGAACTATTTAATTCAAATTTTGAAGATAAAACTATGACTTCTGTTTTATCCGTGGCTTCTTCACGCTTTGCAGTATTTGATCATGATGCGGTTAGAAATTTAATTGCAAGAGACTCTATGGAAATGGAGAAGTGGCAAACAGAAAAAACTGCGGTATTTATTGCTATTCCTGAAACAGATAAGTCATATAATTTTATTGCAACAACTATGTTTACTATGATGTTTCGACAATTACCTCAAACTGCTGATGAAATTATCCAAGGAAAGCATAAAACATGCGATCCTGGAAGTCTTCTTCATATCAGACTAATTCTTGATGAATTTGCTAACTTTGGACGTTTTCCAAACTTTACAGAAACACTCTCTTCAGTTAGATCACGTGAAATTTCAATTGATATTATTATTCAAGCAATTAGTCAACTAAAAGCTCTCTATAAAGATGAATGGGAGACTATCTTTAATAACTGCGCAACATTGTTGTATTTAGGTACTAATGATAAAGAAACCATGAGCTATTTCTCAATGAGGAGTGGTAAACAAACTATCAATATAAAAAATCATTCTCAAACGAGAGGAACACAGGGATCAAGTAGTCTATCTATACAGACAGCTCAACGTGACCTCTTAACACCTGATGAGATTGCACGTATCGGTGTAGACGAAGCATTGGTATTTATTTCTAAGCAAAATGTCTTTAGTGATAAGAAAACTAATGTTCTTCAGCATCCACGTGCAAAAGAATTATCTAATAGCCCTGATGATGGGAAGTGGTATCGATACATTAGGTCAATGTCAAATATGGATGATTGGGATGCTAATGTTAATCACGAAAGATTAATTCACACGACAGCATCAAAGGTAATAGAAACAAGTTTACCAGTTAAATAGTCGGGAAGTAGGATAAATAAAAAATATAGAAAGAAAGAGTTAGAAGAACTAACTCTTTTTT encodes:
- a CDS encoding VirD4-like conjugal transfer protein, CD1115 family, translating into MVTEQKKRKFLPYLLFGLIAFYVTHWLFKLYSIAPKSIEVTMFDSQSFNWMYDHWSSKALVDLQFTTASLYGGAVAFLIIMLFYLRVHDKGKYRYGEEYGSARYATVKELATFRDKEPENDMIFSQNARMGLFNKRLPFNKQLNKNTLTVGLPGDGKTFTFVKPNLMQMNSSFVITDPKGLLVRETGKMLEDNGYKIKVFDLVNLSNSNQFNVFHYMHSELDIDRVAEAIIAGTKRSDNSGEDFWNQAEMLLMRSLIGYLYFDGKVLGKYEPNIAQVADLLRNIKREDEDTPSPVEIMFSELEEELEGNYACRQWELFNSNFEDKTMTSVLSVASSRFAVFDHDAVRNLIARDSMEMEKWQTEKTAVFIAIPETDKSYNFIATTMFTMMFRQLPQTADEIIQGKHKTCDPGSLLHIRLILDEFANFGRFPNFTETLSSVRSREISIDIIIQAISQLKALYKDEWETIFNNCATLLYLGTNDKETMSYFSMRSGKQTINIKNHSQTRGTQGSSSLSIQTAQRDLLTPDEIARIGVDEALVFISKQNVFSDKKTNVLQHPRAKELSNSPDDGKWYRYIRSMSNMDDWDANVNHERLIHTTASKVIETSLPVK
- a CDS encoding LPXTG cell wall anchor domain-containing protein, which gives rise to MKKSLLISSMAIATILLGGTTVSADVTAGTTQPGTGVVTPGTDTSTPTPGTDTSTPTPGTDTSTPTPGTDTSTPTPGTDTNTPNPGTTPGTDTNTPNPGTTPGTDTNTPNPGTTPGTDTNTPNPGTTPGTDTNTPNPGTTPGASSNTPTSPIMTPTPEAPVDLGNNKVITGITNGVATLSDGSSKTLTELGAKENSDNTYTVKTKDNKLVTLPHTGDSKNTIFKILGLLSAFASMVLAFKSKKELK